Proteins encoded together in one Pelagicoccus enzymogenes window:
- a CDS encoding ATP-binding protein, producing the protein MNFDPMLSPASREFELYKLMVEQAFLDGDTLLSEASEFFQKLDCRYAAVVSEGEVLGVCSRSRIGALLGSQFGFALHTRSRVRDFLEEGSLTVVMGERLEAILLRAFAREERMYWQDVVVTDQDGRYVGLLRANTLVRLQSELLGEKVEHLEAQKRALEETTAALKLSNQNLEKARDAGLQAARAKSEFLAVMSHEIRTPLNGVIGMMTLLGDSTLDAEQTELLSTANQSAEALLLILNDILDFSRLEAGKFELEKSRFEIRELVESVLTLMLETAHESGLEVVCDIDPAVPLAIESDSGRLRQVLANLLGNAVKFTEKGSVRVRVSWDRASDGDRLRFEIEDTGIGIPEDARARLFQPFMQADSSTTRRFGGTGLGLAICSQLATALGGEIGVESEVGRGSTFWFTIKANRSDCSKDLYPPLKAPREQVALVYLKNKTAARQVERELACRNIVSLSPPSEELFEALLRNCSTGVDLVVCEAGFATDLRGRKLPTQAWISVYPSHGVKLTKSDLERHHHVYLPIRPSQFGRSVERALWRSETSPACSGEPQVSEAGDGAGRPRAQVLVVEDNPVNRRLAQHLVKRFGHDCQLAIDGVEAMEICERQAFDLILLDCQMPRMDGYEFARRFREREAKSGGEAPRTPIVALTANAMQGDRELCFAAGMDAYLTKPLKKASLSATIDMALSRVMFGKALSTGSCEVGRLGQKKG; encoded by the coding sequence ATGAATTTCGATCCAATGTTGTCGCCCGCTAGCCGGGAGTTCGAGCTCTACAAGTTGATGGTAGAGCAAGCGTTTCTCGATGGGGACACGCTTTTGTCGGAGGCATCTGAGTTTTTTCAGAAGCTGGACTGTCGCTATGCGGCGGTAGTGAGCGAGGGCGAGGTGCTGGGCGTTTGCAGCCGTTCGCGCATTGGAGCGTTGCTAGGTTCGCAGTTCGGTTTCGCGCTGCACACCCGTTCGCGAGTCAGGGACTTTTTGGAGGAGGGAAGCCTGACGGTAGTGATGGGGGAGCGCTTGGAAGCCATTTTGCTGAGAGCCTTTGCTCGGGAAGAGCGCATGTACTGGCAAGATGTTGTGGTGACGGATCAGGATGGTCGCTATGTCGGATTGCTGCGGGCCAACACTTTGGTGCGCTTGCAGAGCGAGTTGCTTGGGGAGAAAGTCGAGCACTTGGAGGCTCAGAAACGAGCGCTGGAGGAGACGACCGCGGCTTTGAAGCTCTCCAACCAGAATTTAGAGAAAGCGAGGGATGCGGGCTTGCAGGCGGCTCGAGCGAAGTCGGAGTTCCTGGCGGTGATGAGCCACGAAATCAGGACACCGCTCAACGGGGTGATCGGTATGATGACGCTTTTGGGGGACTCTACGCTAGACGCGGAACAGACGGAATTGTTGAGCACAGCAAACCAAAGCGCAGAGGCCTTGCTGTTGATCCTCAACGACATTTTGGACTTCTCGAGATTGGAAGCGGGCAAGTTCGAACTTGAGAAGTCCCGCTTCGAAATTCGCGAATTGGTGGAATCGGTTTTGACGCTGATGCTGGAAACGGCCCATGAGTCGGGTCTGGAGGTGGTTTGCGACATCGATCCGGCGGTCCCGCTAGCGATCGAATCGGATAGCGGTCGTCTTCGTCAGGTATTGGCCAACCTTTTAGGCAACGCGGTCAAGTTCACGGAGAAGGGAAGCGTGCGCGTGAGGGTGAGCTGGGATCGGGCAAGCGATGGAGATCGGCTTCGCTTTGAGATAGAGGACACGGGGATTGGCATTCCCGAAGACGCTCGAGCGAGGCTGTTTCAGCCGTTCATGCAGGCCGACTCGTCTACGACGCGACGCTTTGGCGGTACGGGGCTGGGCTTGGCTATTTGCTCTCAGTTGGCGACGGCATTGGGAGGCGAAATTGGGGTGGAAAGCGAAGTGGGACGAGGTTCGACTTTTTGGTTTACCATCAAGGCGAATCGCTCTGATTGCTCCAAAGACTTATATCCTCCCCTGAAAGCGCCGCGAGAGCAGGTGGCATTGGTCTATTTGAAAAACAAGACTGCTGCGCGCCAAGTGGAGCGGGAATTAGCCTGTCGCAATATCGTAAGTTTGTCTCCTCCAAGCGAGGAGCTCTTCGAAGCGCTTTTGAGGAATTGTTCGACCGGAGTGGATCTGGTGGTTTGCGAAGCTGGTTTTGCTACGGATTTGAGAGGACGCAAGCTGCCCACCCAAGCCTGGATTTCCGTCTATCCGAGTCACGGAGTAAAGTTGACGAAGTCCGACCTTGAGCGACACCACCATGTTTACCTGCCTATTCGCCCGAGCCAGTTTGGTCGGAGCGTGGAGAGGGCCTTGTGGAGAAGTGAAACCTCGCCAGCCTGCTCCGGAGAACCTCAGGTGTCGGAAGCTGGAGATGGCGCGGGGAGGCCTCGAGCTCAGGTGTTGGTGGTGGAAGACAATCCGGTCAATCGCCGGCTTGCCCAGCATTTAGTCAAGAGATTTGGGCATGATTGCCAGCTGGCGATCGATGGGGTGGAGGCGATGGAGATTTGCGAAAGACAGGCCTTCGACCTGATCCTGCTCGATTGCCAAATGCCGCGTATGGACGGTTACGAGTTTGCTCGAAGGTTCAGGGAACGGGAGGCTAAGTCCGGCGGGGAGGCGCCTAGGACCCCGATAGTCGCTTTGACCGCCAATGCCATGCAGGGAGATCGTGAACTCTGCTTTGCGGCTGGGATGGACGCGTATTTGACCAAGCCGCTCAAGAAGGCCTCTTTGAGCGCGACCATTGACATGGCCCTGAGTCGAGTGATGTTCGGCAAGGCGCTTTCAACGGGATCTTGCGAGGTCGGGCGACTGGGCCAGAAAAAGGGTTGA
- a CDS encoding NUDIX hydrolase, producing MQEDIFDIVDENDRVVGQATRSEAHAKKLRHRAVHVLIFNNEGEVFLQKRSMTKDTWPGAWDSSCSGHVDSGEDYLTAAYRELEEELGYKPERELEMLFKLLPCEDTGEEFVHVYRVTGNGPFRLNHDEIEIGEWKPISKLLEGVGFTPDRYSSALRLILVRLQALQLLPV from the coding sequence ATGCAAGAAGATATTTTCGACATCGTCGACGAAAACGATCGGGTCGTCGGCCAAGCTACCCGCTCAGAGGCGCATGCCAAGAAACTGCGGCATCGCGCGGTGCACGTGCTTATTTTTAACAACGAGGGAGAGGTCTTCCTGCAAAAGCGTTCAATGACCAAGGACACTTGGCCGGGCGCTTGGGATTCCTCCTGTTCCGGACATGTGGACAGCGGTGAAGATTACCTGACGGCGGCGTATCGCGAGTTGGAGGAGGAGCTCGGATACAAGCCGGAGCGCGAGTTGGAGATGCTATTCAAGCTGCTTCCTTGCGAGGACACTGGAGAAGAGTTTGTCCACGTCTATCGCGTGACCGGGAATGGACCCTTTCGACTGAATCACGACGAGATCGAAATCGGCGAGTGGAAGCCGATCTCGAAATTGCTGGAGGGGGTTGGCTTTACGCCCGATCGCTACTCGAGCGCTTTGCGATTGATCTTGGTGCGCCTGCAAGCGTTGCAGCTGCTGCCGGTGTGA
- the rpsU gene encoding 30S ribosomal protein S21: protein MAIEVKIRKNEPVERALRRLKKKLDREGVIKDVRANRYFEKPSQTKRRQKKVAAFNNMIRCKYDN, encoded by the coding sequence ATGGCAATCGAAGTAAAAATCCGCAAAAACGAACCTGTAGAACGTGCGCTCCGCCGTCTGAAGAAGAAGCTCGACCGCGAAGGCGTCATCAAGGACGTACGCGCTAACCGCTACTTCGAAAAGCCTTCGCAAACGAAGCGCCGTCAGAAGAAGGTTGCTGCCTTCAACAACATGATTCGCTGCAAGTACGACAACTAG
- the lpxA gene encoding acyl-ACP--UDP-N-acetylglucosamine O-acyltransferase has product MAKIHSSAIVSSDAKIGEAVEIGPYAIVEGDVEIGAGSKLEAHAVLKDGARIGKSVTVGNFAVVAGLPQDLSFDSSTRTFAKVGDGTTLREGVTINRATKEGGFTLVGESCFVMAAAHVGHDSVVGNNVVIGNASLLGGHVSVGDRAFLGGCSGIHQFCRIGESVMFGGQSTATMDVAPFTIFAERNALFGLNLVGLRRRGFSKDAIAELQRCYRKVFMGTGNMRILASELLERSEALSSESIRFLEFFAGGKRGFATPNRSVK; this is encoded by the coding sequence ATGGCGAAGATTCATTCAAGCGCGATTGTATCCTCCGACGCCAAGATCGGCGAGGCCGTTGAGATTGGGCCCTACGCGATCGTCGAGGGAGACGTAGAGATTGGCGCCGGTTCCAAGCTGGAGGCTCATGCTGTTCTCAAGGACGGAGCCCGTATCGGAAAATCGGTTACGGTTGGAAACTTTGCGGTGGTTGCAGGGCTGCCTCAGGACCTCAGCTTCGATTCTTCAACGCGAACCTTCGCTAAGGTGGGGGACGGTACCACCTTGCGGGAAGGCGTTACGATCAACCGCGCGACCAAGGAGGGCGGCTTTACGCTGGTAGGGGAGAGTTGCTTTGTGATGGCGGCAGCCCACGTAGGCCACGATTCGGTGGTCGGAAACAACGTTGTTATCGGCAACGCGAGTTTGCTTGGCGGTCACGTGAGCGTAGGCGACCGAGCCTTTCTAGGCGGCTGCTCGGGGATCCATCAGTTTTGCCGCATCGGCGAGAGCGTGATGTTTGGCGGGCAGTCTACAGCGACGATGGATGTGGCGCCGTTCACTATATTTGCGGAACGCAATGCCCTGTTCGGCTTGAATCTGGTGGGGCTGCGGCGCCGCGGCTTTTCCAAGGACGCGATCGCTGAACTGCAGCGCTGCTACCGTAAGGTTTTTATGGGTACAGGGAATATGCGAATTTTGGCGTCTGAGCTCTTGGAACGGAGCGAAGCTCTCTCCTCGGAGTCGATTCGCTTCCTTGAGTTTTTCGCAGGTGGGAAGCGCGGTTTCGCCACGCCAAACCGCTCTGTCAAGTAG
- the dnaE gene encoding DNA polymerase III subunit alpha yields the protein MSNPAEGPFVHLHNHTHYSLLDGCAKPMRAAQRCLELGMPALAMTDHGNLFGAIDFYRSCKKVGIKPLIGCELYYVNDHKQSERPKRERKRTDDIGDIPEDYIPPKEDFPKYQIHHKGVIAKDFEGYQNLCKLVSDAHVNGVYYKPRADIDTLAKYSKGLIGLSGCINGVAAQYLIYGDEENARKATATFVDIFGKENYFIEIQDHGMPVQRRIIPGLLKLAKEFDLKVICANDSHYVYKEDALPHDALLCIQTGKIISDENRMKYPSQEFYLKSRQEMYEIFKEVPESLDNTVHVAEMVDLEIKFGEDHYPIFECPPELGYKDDHAAFDRILDIYEFEKTKVNKQNGDDTVCKLTVEERTKHKKNGFVLLDLCKKGLKERYGVDYDNRSAYVPKEGQREDFAEFVCGQMDFQLAIITGTGFVDYFLIVWDFINYARSQGIPVGPGRGSGAGCIIAYVLKITDIDPLRFGLLFERMLNLERVSPPDFDIDFCMRRRDVVVNYVREKYGHDSVANIITFGTFGAKMIVRDLARVNNLQFAEADKIAKMIPDELNISLDDSVEKSSDLRNEIAVNPVAKKIVEHGKVIEGMVRNTGKHACGIIIGDQPISNLVPVTLQEGDLTTQYPKGPSEDLGLLKMDFLGLKTLTVISDAQDNIQRTRNLPDFDIEKVSLEDPKTYDLLNAGNTVGVFQLESGGMQNLCKQIGLSVFEEIIALIALYRPGPMQFIPQFIEGKRDPKKIQIPHPLLEELVSETYGVLVYQEQVMESARIIAGYTLGGADMLRRAMGKKIASVMEAQKQIFVDGAAATHGIKEKEALNIFAILEKFAQYGFNKSHSAAYAMLSYRTAFLKANYPVEFMAALLSAELGNADKVSHFIDEANSMGIRVLSPDINKSNEMFTPVVDSEEDKAEGKLGSILFGMGAVKGVGDSAAKTIIAERDANGPYEGLDDLLERVDTKAVNKRVLENLIKTGAFDFTGEPRGSLFHRLEGAMNQAAEAQRDKERGQESFFDMIVEEPKEKDAPPQWDLSKQFSKSEMLRYEKELLGFYVSGHPLDEYKGLAEALTNFDLEKVDNLGDKVEFQACGVAGGVVKKLSRKDNRPWAFFNLGTRKTSLTVNCYADAFEEYGHNLENDKLVVIKGTVIRRDGEVRLNVLEVHPLDAFMPGQIKHITWVLDPDKDTDSFLYKLREVLDRTRGSTPSDIAFRISESCITSAATASSLGWRVNTKEWTELRKHKAVVGCIVETEPVKVKQRERRWAPKAS from the coding sequence ATGTCCAATCCCGCCGAAGGCCCCTTCGTCCATCTACACAACCACACCCACTACTCTCTCCTAGACGGTTGCGCCAAGCCGATGCGCGCCGCCCAACGTTGCTTGGAGCTCGGCATGCCGGCCCTCGCCATGACGGACCACGGTAATCTCTTCGGGGCCATCGACTTCTACCGCTCCTGCAAAAAGGTCGGCATCAAGCCGCTCATCGGCTGCGAGCTCTACTACGTCAACGACCACAAGCAGTCCGAGCGCCCCAAACGCGAACGCAAGCGCACCGACGACATCGGCGACATCCCCGAAGACTACATCCCGCCCAAGGAGGATTTCCCGAAATACCAAATCCACCACAAGGGCGTCATCGCAAAGGACTTCGAAGGCTACCAAAACCTTTGCAAGCTCGTCTCCGACGCCCACGTCAACGGCGTCTACTACAAGCCGCGAGCCGACATCGACACCCTCGCCAAATACTCCAAGGGCCTCATCGGCCTCTCCGGCTGCATCAACGGCGTGGCTGCTCAGTATTTGATTTACGGGGACGAGGAAAACGCCCGTAAGGCCACCGCTACCTTCGTCGACATCTTCGGCAAGGAAAACTACTTCATCGAGATCCAGGACCACGGCATGCCGGTCCAGCGCCGCATCATCCCCGGCCTGCTCAAGCTCGCCAAGGAGTTCGACCTGAAGGTCATCTGCGCCAACGACTCCCACTACGTCTACAAGGAGGACGCCCTGCCGCACGACGCCCTTCTCTGTATCCAGACAGGCAAGATCATCTCCGACGAAAACCGCATGAAGTATCCCTCCCAGGAGTTCTACCTCAAGAGCCGCCAGGAGATGTACGAGATTTTCAAGGAAGTCCCCGAGTCGCTCGACAACACCGTGCACGTCGCCGAGATGGTCGACCTCGAGATCAAGTTCGGCGAGGACCACTACCCGATTTTTGAATGTCCTCCAGAACTTGGATACAAGGACGACCACGCCGCCTTCGACCGAATCCTCGACATCTACGAGTTCGAAAAAACCAAGGTCAACAAGCAGAACGGCGACGACACCGTCTGCAAGCTCACCGTAGAGGAGCGGACCAAGCATAAGAAAAACGGCTTCGTCCTGCTCGACCTCTGCAAGAAGGGCCTCAAGGAACGCTACGGAGTCGACTACGACAATCGCTCCGCCTACGTGCCCAAGGAAGGCCAACGCGAAGACTTCGCCGAATTCGTCTGCGGCCAAATGGACTTCCAGCTGGCCATCATCACCGGCACCGGCTTCGTCGACTACTTCCTCATCGTATGGGACTTCATCAACTACGCCCGCAGCCAAGGCATCCCCGTCGGCCCGGGCCGTGGATCGGGCGCGGGCTGTATCATCGCCTATGTATTGAAAATCACTGACATCGATCCGCTGCGCTTCGGTTTGCTCTTCGAGCGAATGCTCAACCTTGAGCGCGTTTCCCCGCCGGACTTCGATATCGACTTCTGCATGCGCCGCCGCGACGTAGTGGTAAATTACGTACGCGAAAAATACGGTCATGACTCCGTGGCCAACATCATCACCTTCGGTACCTTCGGAGCCAAGATGATCGTGCGCGACCTCGCTCGCGTAAACAACCTGCAGTTCGCCGAGGCCGACAAGATCGCCAAGATGATCCCGGACGAGCTTAACATCTCGCTCGACGACTCCGTCGAAAAGTCCTCCGACCTGCGCAACGAAATCGCCGTCAACCCAGTCGCCAAGAAGATCGTCGAGCACGGAAAGGTCATCGAAGGCATGGTGCGCAACACCGGCAAGCACGCTTGCGGCATCATCATCGGCGACCAACCGATCTCCAATCTCGTCCCCGTCACCCTGCAGGAAGGCGACCTCACCACCCAGTACCCGAAGGGCCCGTCCGAAGACCTCGGCTTGCTCAAGATGGACTTCTTGGGCCTCAAGACGCTTACCGTCATTTCCGACGCCCAAGACAACATCCAGCGCACCCGTAACCTGCCGGACTTCGACATCGAAAAGGTTTCCCTGGAAGACCCCAAAACCTACGACCTACTCAACGCCGGCAACACCGTCGGCGTCTTCCAGCTCGAGTCGGGCGGCATGCAAAACCTCTGCAAGCAGATCGGCCTCTCCGTCTTCGAGGAAATTATCGCGTTGATCGCCCTGTACCGACCAGGGCCGATGCAGTTCATTCCGCAGTTCATCGAAGGCAAGCGCGACCCCAAGAAGATCCAAATCCCCCACCCCCTTCTCGAGGAACTCGTATCCGAAACCTACGGCGTCCTCGTCTACCAGGAGCAGGTAATGGAATCCGCCCGTATCATCGCCGGCTACACGCTGGGCGGAGCGGACATGCTTCGCCGCGCCATGGGCAAGAAGATCGCTTCCGTCATGGAGGCCCAAAAGCAGATCTTCGTCGACGGCGCCGCCGCCACCCACGGCATCAAGGAAAAGGAAGCCCTCAACATCTTCGCCATCCTGGAGAAGTTCGCCCAGTACGGCTTCAACAAGTCGCACTCCGCCGCCTACGCGATGCTCTCCTACCGCACCGCGTTCCTCAAGGCCAACTACCCGGTCGAGTTCATGGCCGCCCTGCTCTCGGCCGAATTGGGCAACGCCGACAAGGTTTCCCACTTCATCGACGAGGCCAACAGCATGGGCATCCGCGTCCTCTCGCCGGATATCAACAAGTCCAACGAAATGTTCACTCCGGTGGTCGACAGCGAAGAGGACAAAGCCGAAGGCAAGCTCGGCTCCATCCTCTTCGGAATGGGCGCCGTCAAAGGCGTGGGCGACTCCGCAGCCAAAACCATCATCGCCGAGCGCGACGCCAATGGCCCCTACGAAGGTCTAGACGACTTGCTCGAACGCGTAGATACCAAAGCCGTTAACAAGCGCGTCCTAGAAAACTTGATCAAGACCGGCGCCTTCGACTTCACCGGAGAACCCCGCGGCTCCCTCTTCCACAGACTGGAGGGAGCCATGAACCAAGCGGCAGAGGCCCAACGCGACAAGGAACGCGGCCAGGAATCCTTCTTCGACATGATCGTGGAAGAGCCCAAGGAGAAGGACGCTCCCCCGCAGTGGGACCTCAGCAAGCAATTCTCGAAAAGCGAAATGCTTCGCTACGAGAAGGAACTGCTTGGCTTCTACGTTTCCGGGCATCCACTCGATGAATACAAAGGCCTCGCCGAAGCCCTCACCAATTTCGACCTGGAGAAGGTCGACAACCTCGGCGACAAGGTCGAGTTCCAAGCCTGCGGCGTCGCTGGCGGCGTGGTCAAAAAACTATCCCGCAAGGACAACCGTCCGTGGGCCTTCTTCAACCTCGGTACTCGCAAGACCTCTCTCACCGTCAATTGCTACGCCGACGCCTTCGAGGAATACGGACACAACCTCGAGAACGACAAGCTGGTCGTCATCAAGGGTACCGTCATCCGCCGCGATGGCGAAGTCCGCCTCAACGTACTCGAAGTCCATCCGCTCGACGCCTTTATGCCTGGCCAGATCAAGCACATCACCTGGGTCCTCGATCCCGACAAGGACACCGACAGTTTCCTCTACAAGCTACGCGAAGTGCTCGACCGCACCCGCGGCTCCACCCCCAGCGATATCGCCTTCCGTATCTCCGAGAGTTGCATCACATCCGCAGCGACCGCCAGTTCTCTCGGCTGGCGGGTGAACACCAAGGAATGGACCGAACTCCGAAAGCACAAAGCCGTCGTCGGCTGCATCGTGGAAACCGAGCCGGTCAAAGTGAAGCAACGCGAACGCCGCTGGGCGCCCAAAGCGAGCTAA
- the ovoA gene encoding 5-histidylcysteine sulfoxide synthase: protein MITNSAPSAIKTPYTVNLAQGDPEEKREEIRRYFHETYDAYEALFEPLLEKVAYRTRADALRHPLIFYYGHTATFFMNKLVLAKLVDRINPSFESIFAIGVDEMSWDDLNESHYEWPDPDDVREYRNKVRDCIDNLITTLPITLPIGWESPFWPIMMGIEHERIHLETSSVLIRQLPLKLLDANHPTWQVCDRDNPTVSNELIEVPGATVKLGKSRDDAYYGWDNEYGSYSKDIETFSASKYLVSNKEYLEFIEDDGYTTRDYWTDEGWNWVTYEKASCPRFWLPQEDGSYKFRTMLKEIDMPWSWPAETNYLEAKAFCNWKAAKTRQPVRLPTEEEWYRLLDYSELPDAPEWGKAPGNINLEGPASSVPVDTHEFEHGFHDIVGNVWQHTETPIRGYAGFEIHPLYDDFSTPTFDTKHNIIKGGSWISTGNELMRDSRYAFRRHFYQHAGFRYIVSDAPVEIPDDSWETDPEVVPYCEFNYGKEYFGVSNYPERIAQICLDLATKRTRGTALALGCKTGRSAFELAAGYEQVTGIDFSARMIRIGVQMKDKGYTQYTLPEEGEIVSFHQANLQELGLDGARGKVDFMQGDLANLKSIYSGYDLILLDTLLERSYNPEKFLESVHERLNKGGLLVIASTYDWQKSVTEQENWLGGFKVDGENVTTRDTIEKLLSANFEQLGEGKDVEYVLRKTARTFDHNVVEVTAWEKK from the coding sequence ATGATTACAAATTCGGCCCCATCCGCGATCAAAACGCCCTACACCGTTAACCTCGCTCAAGGCGATCCGGAAGAAAAACGCGAAGAGATCCGTCGCTACTTCCACGAAACTTACGACGCCTACGAAGCGCTCTTCGAGCCACTACTGGAGAAAGTCGCTTACCGCACTCGAGCCGACGCCCTCCGCCACCCGCTCATCTTCTATTACGGCCATACCGCGACGTTCTTCATGAACAAGCTAGTGCTGGCCAAACTAGTCGATCGAATCAATCCAAGCTTCGAATCAATCTTCGCCATCGGCGTCGACGAAATGTCTTGGGACGATCTCAACGAATCCCACTACGAGTGGCCCGACCCAGACGACGTTCGCGAGTACCGCAACAAGGTGCGCGACTGTATCGACAATCTCATCACGACGCTCCCCATTACTCTACCCATCGGCTGGGAGAGTCCTTTCTGGCCAATCATGATGGGGATAGAACACGAGCGTATCCACTTGGAAACCAGCTCCGTGCTGATCCGGCAGCTACCGCTCAAACTGCTCGACGCAAACCATCCGACCTGGCAGGTTTGCGACCGCGACAACCCAACCGTCTCCAACGAGCTCATCGAGGTTCCGGGAGCAACGGTCAAACTCGGAAAATCGCGGGACGATGCCTACTATGGCTGGGACAACGAATACGGCAGCTACTCCAAGGACATCGAGACCTTTTCTGCGAGCAAGTACCTTGTATCCAATAAGGAATACTTGGAGTTCATCGAGGACGACGGCTATACCACCCGCGACTACTGGACCGACGAAGGCTGGAACTGGGTAACCTACGAGAAAGCTAGCTGTCCACGCTTTTGGCTTCCCCAAGAGGACGGCAGCTACAAGTTCCGTACCATGCTCAAGGAAATCGACATGCCCTGGTCTTGGCCTGCCGAAACGAACTACCTTGAAGCCAAAGCGTTCTGCAACTGGAAGGCCGCCAAAACGAGACAACCCGTTCGCCTTCCAACCGAAGAAGAGTGGTATCGACTTCTTGACTACAGCGAGCTGCCCGACGCCCCAGAATGGGGAAAGGCCCCTGGAAATATCAACCTTGAAGGTCCCGCTTCATCCGTGCCCGTCGACACCCACGAATTCGAGCACGGCTTCCACGATATCGTAGGAAACGTTTGGCAACACACCGAAACCCCCATTCGCGGCTACGCCGGCTTCGAAATCCACCCACTCTACGACGACTTTTCCACGCCTACCTTCGATACGAAACACAATATCATCAAAGGCGGCTCGTGGATATCCACAGGCAACGAGCTCATGCGCGACTCGCGCTACGCCTTTCGCCGCCACTTCTACCAGCATGCCGGCTTCCGCTACATCGTAAGCGACGCACCTGTGGAAATCCCTGACGACTCCTGGGAAACAGATCCAGAGGTCGTACCGTACTGTGAATTCAACTACGGCAAAGAATACTTCGGCGTCTCGAACTACCCGGAGAGGATTGCCCAAATCTGCCTCGACCTCGCCACTAAGCGCACTCGCGGAACAGCCCTTGCCCTCGGATGCAAGACGGGGCGGTCCGCCTTCGAACTGGCAGCCGGCTACGAGCAGGTCACTGGAATCGACTTCAGCGCCCGCATGATACGCATCGGCGTGCAAATGAAGGATAAAGGCTATACGCAGTACACCTTGCCCGAAGAGGGCGAGATCGTTTCCTTCCACCAAGCGAACCTTCAAGAGCTCGGACTCGACGGAGCTCGCGGAAAGGTCGACTTCATGCAGGGCGACCTTGCGAATTTGAAGTCGATCTACTCTGGATACGACCTGATCCTGCTAGATACCTTGCTGGAACGCTCCTACAATCCAGAGAAATTCCTCGAATCCGTGCATGAACGACTCAACAAGGGTGGCCTGCTGGTCATAGCATCTACCTACGACTGGCAAAAGAGCGTAACCGAACAGGAAAACTGGCTCGGCGGCTTCAAAGTCGACGGCGAGAACGTCACCACCCGCGACACGATCGAAAAGCTGTTGTCCGCGAACTTCGAGCAGCTGGGCGAAGGCAAGGATGTCGAGTACGTTCTCCGCAAAACCGCCCGCACCTTCGACCACAACGTGGTTGAAGTAACTGCTTGGGAGAAAAAGTAG